In Spirosoma aureum, a single genomic region encodes these proteins:
- a CDS encoding TetR/AcrR family transcriptional regulator — protein MGITERKEREREEMRKLILDGAQKLFLANGYEKVSIRNIADEIEYSPATIYLYYKDKNELLFALHQRGFVKMVSEFQPLLLLSDPFEKLVGMGRSYIRFAVENPELFDLMFIMTAPMDKLDKEDWVEGDQAFGLLMQVVQECMDTGIFQQHNVQATSMMIWSSIHGYTALFLRKRLGMFPECDRQLIMDDAFNLFCDTLRRGL, from the coding sequence ATGGGCATTACAGAACGGAAAGAACGAGAGCGAGAGGAAATGCGTAAGCTAATTCTGGATGGAGCCCAAAAACTCTTTCTGGCGAATGGTTATGAGAAAGTCAGTATCCGAAACATTGCCGACGAAATCGAGTATAGCCCAGCTACCATTTATCTGTACTATAAAGACAAAAATGAATTGTTGTTTGCCCTGCACCAGCGTGGCTTCGTCAAAATGGTTTCTGAATTTCAGCCATTGCTACTGCTGAGCGACCCATTTGAGAAACTGGTTGGCATGGGGCGCTCTTATATCCGATTTGCTGTCGAAAACCCGGAACTCTTCGATCTGATGTTTATCATGACAGCCCCAATGGATAAACTGGATAAAGAAGATTGGGTTGAGGGTGATCAGGCATTTGGCCTCCTGATGCAGGTTGTTCAGGAGTGTATGGATACGGGTATTTTCCAGCAACACAATGTGCAGGCAACCTCTATGATGATCTGGAGTTCCATTCACGGCTATACGGCTTTGTTTCTGCGCAAGCGGCTGGGTATGTTTCCAGAATGCGACCGGCAACTGATCATGGACGATGCGTTCAATCTGTTTTGTGACACATTACGGCGGGGCTTATAA
- a CDS encoding DHH family phosphoesterase, producing the protein MQDIEAIGAVIGQPLSGAAQTVLITTHQNPDADAMGSSLGLAGYLRKKGHRVTVVTPTDYGQNLYWMPGNDDVIAFDEKVRVTVAQLMEEADVIFCLDFSSLDRIRDLAPMVRQSRARKILIDHHLEPEAFADLALWDPSAAATAELVFRLIVQLGDKDLLDVPIAECLYSGLMTDTGSFRHSNTTGDVHRMAAELLDLKIDVSSIHRRIFDNVSLDKFRLLGYVLNEKLKVVPEYKFAYITLTDAELKQYRSKTGDTEGMVNYALSVEGVVMAAILIDRNDEIRLSFRSIGDFSVRELVSKHFNGGGHRNAAGGRSKLSLAETEKKLLTILPQYQQQLLETV; encoded by the coding sequence ATGCAAGATATTGAAGCAATTGGTGCAGTTATCGGACAACCGCTGAGTGGTGCCGCCCAAACTGTGCTGATTACAACTCACCAGAATCCTGACGCTGATGCTATGGGATCATCGCTGGGTTTGGCGGGTTACCTCCGCAAAAAAGGTCACCGCGTGACAGTCGTCACCCCTACCGACTACGGGCAAAATCTGTATTGGATGCCGGGTAATGATGACGTCATTGCCTTCGATGAGAAAGTTCGGGTAACAGTGGCCCAATTAATGGAAGAGGCCGATGTGATCTTTTGTCTCGACTTCTCAAGCCTGGACCGCATCCGCGATCTGGCGCCTATGGTGCGTCAGTCTCGCGCTCGTAAGATCCTGATCGATCATCATCTCGAACCAGAAGCATTCGCCGATCTGGCTCTTTGGGACCCAAGTGCTGCTGCTACTGCCGAACTTGTTTTCCGGCTAATTGTGCAGTTAGGCGACAAAGATCTACTCGACGTTCCTATTGCCGAGTGTTTGTATTCGGGGCTGATGACCGACACGGGTTCGTTTCGCCACTCGAATACAACTGGTGATGTTCACCGGATGGCTGCTGAGTTACTCGACCTTAAGATTGATGTAAGCAGTATTCACCGGCGTATTTTCGACAATGTGTCGCTTGATAAGTTTCGACTCTTAGGTTATGTCCTAAACGAAAAGCTCAAAGTAGTACCCGAATATAAATTTGCCTATATCACCCTAACTGACGCCGAATTAAAGCAGTATCGATCCAAAACGGGTGATACGGAAGGCATGGTCAACTATGCGCTATCGGTAGAAGGCGTGGTGATGGCCGCAATTTTGATTGACCGTAACGATGAAATTCGTCTCTCTTTTCGTTCAATCGGCGATTTTTCCGTTCGTGAGCTGGTAAGCAAACACTTTAATGGCGGAGGCCATCGAAATGCTGCCGGTGGACGATCTAAGTTGTCGTTGGCCGAAACTGAGAAAAAACTTTTAACAATACTCCCTCAGTATCAACAACAGTTGCTGGAGACTGTCTGA
- a CDS encoding DUF3995 domain-containing protein, whose protein sequence is MIPASLNALVLFLICGIHIYWGLGGRWGLRSAVPERNGTKTLQPGPFSTLAVAIIFGCMALFYLYKIGRLPVADSLIPDWLNRYGLWLLTGIFLLRAVGDFRYVGFFKRVRNSRFAYLDTRIYSPLCLLLSINTFLLIAFSVKS, encoded by the coding sequence ATGATACCCGCTTCGTTAAATGCGCTGGTCCTGTTCCTGATTTGTGGTATTCATATTTATTGGGGATTAGGTGGTCGCTGGGGCCTACGGTCAGCCGTACCTGAGCGCAATGGAACAAAAACCCTGCAACCTGGGCCGTTCTCTACGCTGGCGGTGGCTATCATTTTTGGCTGCATGGCCTTATTTTATCTATACAAAATTGGCCGGCTCCCGGTTGCGGATTCACTCATTCCGGACTGGCTCAATCGATACGGGCTCTGGCTCCTGACGGGCATTTTTTTACTGCGGGCAGTCGGCGATTTTCGCTATGTCGGCTTTTTCAAACGCGTTCGAAACAGCCGATTTGCCTATCTGGACACCCGGATTTACTCTCCCCTGTGTCTTCTGCTGAGCATTAACACCTTTCTGCTTATCGCATTTTCCGTAAAATCATGA
- the nth gene encoding endonuclease III, with protein sequence MQKKERFRRFLDYFTQHYPEPKTELNFGNPFELLVAVILSAQCTDKRINQITPALFARFSEPESLAAASVDEVFTYIRSVSYPNNKAKHLVGMAKALMEHFGGEIPATVEELQTLPGVGRKTAHVILSVVYNEPTMAVDTHVFRVSHRLGLAPLTATTPLAVEKALMAHIPKQYVPKAHHWLILHGRYICLARTPKCEVCALKEFCKYYEKRYGL encoded by the coding sequence ATGCAAAAAAAAGAACGCTTCCGGCGATTTCTCGATTATTTTACCCAGCATTATCCAGAGCCAAAAACAGAATTAAATTTCGGCAACCCGTTTGAGTTACTGGTTGCTGTTATTTTGTCGGCTCAGTGTACGGATAAACGGATTAACCAGATTACTCCAGCTCTTTTCGCTCGCTTTTCGGAGCCAGAATCGCTGGCCGCGGCCTCGGTCGACGAAGTATTTACCTACATCCGTAGCGTGTCATACCCCAACAATAAGGCAAAGCACCTGGTCGGGATGGCAAAGGCCTTAATGGAACACTTTGGGGGAGAAATTCCGGCAACCGTTGAGGAATTGCAGACATTGCCGGGCGTTGGCCGTAAAACGGCCCATGTCATTTTATCAGTCGTCTATAATGAACCAACAATGGCCGTCGACACGCATGTTTTTCGTGTCTCACATCGGCTCGGGCTTGCTCCTTTGACCGCTACAACGCCACTTGCTGTTGAAAAAGCGTTGATGGCCCACATTCCGAAACAATACGTTCCCAAAGCCCATCACTGGCTTATTTTACACGGACGATACATTTGCCTCGCGCGTACACCGAAGTGCGAGGTATGCGCCCTGAAGGAATTTTGCAAATATTATGAAAAGCGTTATGGATTATGA
- a CDS encoding DUF3291 domain-containing protein, whose translation MSSPVITVTVFHYRPLARFQAFANMGRFLMKTAREDGLLFSKLMGSGKNFGLVPDFSTYVFLAVWENDTFADVFSQTHTYQLLQAGVAHSGTLYLRPQRTHGLWNGQNPFLPISQAFAPGHLPESPVAVLTRATIHSYALLDFWRHVPQARQRLHDHQDNLLFGIGIGEVPLVHQCTISIWRSSAAIEQYAYRQSGHKEIVQLTRQRQWYREELFARFAVLKAEGALFADIQQVMSTN comes from the coding sequence ATGTCATCACCGGTTATTACGGTCACAGTTTTTCACTATCGACCGCTTGCCCGATTTCAGGCGTTTGCCAACATGGGCCGTTTCCTGATGAAAACAGCTCGGGAAGATGGATTGCTGTTCAGCAAGCTAATGGGTAGTGGGAAAAATTTTGGTCTGGTTCCCGATTTTTCAACGTACGTTTTTTTAGCCGTTTGGGAGAACGACACCTTCGCTGACGTATTTTCGCAAACGCATACCTACCAACTTCTCCAAGCGGGAGTTGCTCACTCGGGGACACTTTACCTTCGGCCCCAGCGTACACATGGCTTATGGAATGGCCAAAATCCATTTCTGCCGATTTCACAAGCCTTTGCGCCGGGTCATTTACCTGAATCTCCGGTAGCCGTTCTCACGCGGGCTACTATTCATTCATATGCCTTGCTGGATTTCTGGCGACACGTACCACAGGCTCGTCAACGGCTTCACGATCACCAGGATAACCTATTGTTTGGCATTGGTATAGGAGAAGTACCACTTGTTCATCAATGTACGATCAGCATCTGGCGTAGTTCAGCGGCTATCGAACAATACGCCTATCGCCAGAGTGGTCACAAAGAAATAGTTCAGCTAACACGACAACGGCAATGGTATCGGGAAGAATTATTTGCCCGTTTTGCCGTACTGAAAGCAGAAGGTGCGCTATTTGCAGACATTCAGCAGGTAATGTCTACTAACTAG
- a CDS encoding nucleoside-diphosphate kinase, whose product MATNQTFTMIKPDAVEGGHTGAIIKLIEEAGFRIVAIKKTQLTPERAGQFYAVHRERPFYNDLRAYMSSGAIVPMILEKENAVADFRKLIGATNPAQAEEGTIRKLYAKSIEANAIHGSDSDENAAIEGGFFFAATEQF is encoded by the coding sequence ATGGCTACGAACCAAACGTTCACCATGATTAAGCCCGACGCAGTAGAAGGCGGGCATACTGGAGCAATTATTAAACTGATTGAAGAAGCAGGCTTCCGTATCGTTGCAATCAAAAAGACTCAGTTAACGCCTGAGCGGGCTGGTCAATTTTACGCCGTTCACCGCGAACGTCCGTTTTATAACGATCTACGGGCTTATATGTCGTCGGGAGCGATTGTGCCCATGATCCTGGAAAAAGAAAATGCAGTTGCCGATTTCCGTAAGTTGATTGGTGCTACGAATCCGGCACAGGCTGAAGAAGGGACAATCCGGAAGCTGTATGCCAAGTCGATAGAAGCAAACGCTATTCACGGCTCTGATTCAGATGAGAATGCAGCGATTGAGGGCGGCTTCTTTTTTGCCGCAACAGAGCAGTTTTAG
- the rdgB gene encoding RdgB/HAM1 family non-canonical purine NTP pyrophosphatase — protein sequence MELCFATNNQHKLEEVSAWLGDAFQLKTLSDIGCTDELPETTGTIPGNSRQKADYVWINFGVSCFADDSGLEVESLNGEPGVDSAFYSGSRDAANNIKKLLTNLEGETNRKARFITVFTLLLHGIEHQFEGIVEGQILLEPRGAGGFGYDPVFLPDGHDRTFAEMSIQEKNAISHRSRALTKMVAYLKEQVFS from the coding sequence ATGGAGCTTTGCTTTGCAACAAACAACCAACACAAATTAGAGGAAGTATCGGCCTGGCTAGGCGATGCATTTCAACTCAAAACGCTCAGCGATATTGGCTGCACCGATGAATTACCCGAAACGACGGGAACCATTCCCGGCAATTCGCGTCAAAAAGCTGACTATGTCTGGATTAACTTTGGAGTCTCCTGTTTTGCTGACGATTCAGGGCTCGAAGTAGAATCTCTGAATGGCGAGCCGGGTGTCGATAGTGCTTTTTACTCCGGCAGTCGTGATGCGGCAAATAATATTAAAAAGTTACTGACGAATTTAGAGGGAGAAACGAACCGAAAGGCACGATTCATTACCGTCTTTACGCTGCTCCTTCATGGCATCGAGCATCAATTTGAAGGAATTGTTGAAGGGCAGATCTTACTGGAACCGCGTGGTGCAGGCGGGTTTGGTTACGATCCTGTTTTTTTACCCGATGGCCATGACCGTACGTTTGCAGAAATGAGCATTCAGGAGAAGAATGCAATAAGCCATCGGTCGCGTGCGCTGACCAAGATGGTTGCCTATTTGAAAGAACAGGTATTTTCGTAG
- a CDS encoding efflux RND transporter periplasmic adaptor subunit — translation MKTLHIFLSFSLTVALWACGSKAEQKPAGTPLTETTADDAVVPIKLTPVSTVVRAEPVVASGLVSSAQEARMSFKVGGIIDRMFVEEGQSVRKGQLLATLDLTEINAQVSQAQYANEKAERDLGRVKSLYADTAATLEQLQNATTGTNVAKQNLTIAQFNRNYAQIRSTVDGTVTRKITNAGEYIAPGGSVYLISSSRPNDWVVRVGVSDKDWARLRLGNKASITLDAYPGKTFSGTISELAQAADPVNKLYEVEVHISPAGARFAPGLFAKVTLVPAQSRSYVVVPVEAIVEGNGKDGFVYVLADGHQGAGPFHVRKTPVQVGFLDGDKVLLTNGLTGVKEVVTAGSAYLTEESSVVVK, via the coding sequence ATGAAAACACTACACATCTTCCTATCCTTCTCACTAACTGTTGCACTGTGGGCGTGTGGCAGTAAAGCCGAGCAAAAACCGGCTGGAACGCCCCTGACCGAAACGACAGCCGACGATGCGGTCGTTCCAATCAAACTTACGCCGGTAAGTACAGTCGTACGGGCCGAACCAGTGGTGGCTTCGGGATTGGTTTCATCAGCTCAGGAAGCCAGAATGTCTTTTAAAGTTGGGGGAATCATCGATCGGATGTTTGTGGAAGAAGGCCAGAGCGTTCGTAAAGGGCAATTGCTGGCCACACTCGATCTGACCGAAATCAATGCCCAGGTGAGCCAGGCACAGTACGCTAACGAAAAAGCAGAACGCGACCTTGGCCGGGTTAAAAGCCTGTATGCCGATACAGCAGCCACACTCGAGCAACTTCAGAACGCAACGACAGGCACAAACGTAGCGAAGCAGAACCTGACTATTGCACAGTTTAACCGCAACTACGCTCAAATCCGCTCAACAGTGGATGGAACGGTAACCCGAAAAATCACCAATGCCGGTGAATATATCGCTCCCGGCGGCTCGGTCTACCTGATTTCGTCAAGCCGCCCGAATGATTGGGTCGTGCGCGTTGGTGTATCGGATAAAGACTGGGCACGGCTTCGGCTGGGCAATAAGGCAAGTATCACGCTGGATGCCTACCCCGGCAAAACATTCAGCGGCACCATTAGTGAGCTTGCTCAGGCCGCCGATCCTGTCAATAAACTTTATGAAGTGGAAGTACACATCAGTCCTGCCGGGGCCAGGTTCGCTCCCGGACTCTTCGCCAAAGTAACGCTCGTCCCAGCACAAAGCAGGAGTTACGTTGTCGTGCCGGTTGAAGCCATTGTTGAAGGAAACGGCAAAGATGGCTTTGTGTATGTGCTAGCTGATGGTCACCAGGGCGCGGGGCCGTTTCACGTCCGCAAAACACCCGTTCAGGTTGGCTTTCTGGACGGCGATAAGGTGCTATTGACAAACGGGCTTACGGGTGTAAAAGAGGTTGTGACCGCCGGATCGGCCTATTTGACGGAAGAATCAAGCGTAGTTGTGAAATAA
- a CDS encoding RNA polymerase sigma factor: MEKAQVNDSELISLYIRGNEKAFAKLVQRHKSKIYTTIYLIVKDQYVAEDLMQDTFIKAVDTLKSGKYNEEGKFLPWIIRIAHNLAIDYFRKDKRYPSVVFEDGSSVFNTLEFAEDSVESLQIRQETHEHLRELIQRLPEQQRQVLIMRHYEEMSFQEIADATGVSINTALGRMRYALINLRKQLSKRSLSYDKNIYPR; the protein is encoded by the coding sequence ATGGAAAAAGCCCAGGTAAACGACAGTGAGTTGATTTCCCTGTACATCCGTGGTAATGAAAAAGCCTTTGCAAAATTAGTGCAGCGGCACAAATCGAAGATTTACACTACCATTTATTTGATCGTTAAAGATCAGTACGTGGCCGAAGATTTAATGCAGGACACCTTTATCAAAGCGGTGGACACCCTTAAATCTGGTAAATACAACGAGGAGGGAAAATTTCTACCCTGGATTATCCGCATCGCTCACAACTTGGCCATTGACTATTTCCGAAAAGATAAACGCTACCCCAGTGTGGTGTTTGAAGACGGAAGCAGTGTGTTTAATACGCTTGAGTTTGCTGAAGATTCGGTAGAGTCATTGCAAATTCGCCAGGAAACACACGAGCATTTGCGCGAACTGATTCAGCGATTGCCGGAACAACAGCGTCAAGTGCTCATTATGCGGCACTACGAGGAAATGAGTTTCCAGGAGATTGCCGATGCAACCGGAGTCAGCATCAACACAGCTTTGGGACGTATGCGTTATGCGCTGATTAATCTGCGCAAACAACTGAGCAAACGTTCGCTGAGTTATGATAAAAACATTTACCCAAGATGA
- a CDS encoding thioredoxin family protein: MNRWLRLSLVLWLTLGASVETFAQLPKGYTIGDAVADFRLKNIDSRTISLGDYRSQKGLIVVFSSNHCPFSKAYEDRLIALDRKFAAQGYPVLAIMPNDPTAYEDDSFENMKNRARDKGYSYAYTMDETQSVARAFGATRTPEVFVLKQTGGQFILEYIGTIDDSPQDGGNVQRRYVEEAVTSLLAGRPVQSPLTKPIGCAIKWKN; this comes from the coding sequence ATGAACCGTTGGTTACGCCTGTCTCTAGTACTGTGGCTAACTTTGGGAGCATCGGTCGAAACATTCGCCCAGTTACCCAAAGGCTATACCATTGGCGATGCGGTAGCCGACTTTCGACTAAAGAATATCGATAGCCGAACCATATCACTTGGCGATTATCGCTCGCAAAAAGGACTAATCGTTGTTTTTTCCAGCAACCACTGCCCTTTTTCGAAGGCGTACGAAGATCGACTCATTGCGTTAGACCGAAAATTTGCTGCACAGGGTTATCCGGTACTGGCTATTATGCCCAATGACCCGACTGCCTATGAAGATGATTCATTTGAGAATATGAAGAACCGCGCCCGCGATAAGGGCTACTCTTATGCCTACACGATGGACGAAACGCAGAGCGTTGCCCGAGCGTTCGGAGCTACCCGAACGCCGGAAGTGTTTGTTCTAAAACAGACAGGTGGGCAATTTATTCTCGAATACATCGGTACAATCGACGACAGCCCGCAGGATGGAGGTAATGTGCAACGCCGGTACGTTGAGGAGGCAGTTACCAGTCTACTAGCGGGTCGTCCTGTTCAGTCGCCATTGACCAAGCCGATTGGTTGCGCGATTAAATGGAAGAATTAA
- a CDS encoding TolC family protein has translation MKLILRRIRYLGFLFPLSLIAQPVPSTVLETYIREGLANNLALRQESLEINRVTESLNQAKSLFYPRVAFNPTYSLAAGGRRLEFPVGDLLNPAYKTLNQLTGSDRFPTNIENVNQLLAPNNFHDTKISVNYALFNTDIQYNYLIQKELVSAQEARKRVVENELRYNIATAYYQYLQTLDAIQIFENSHKVLQELTRLNEKLVSNNVATREVVTSARYEISKVDQQLAVAEKNRETARAYFNFLLNRDLTAAIEIDSSLVKILPESKENLTDLQQTALHGRQELAQLGGSLRAAQTAVRLNEANAKIPNVYIGGNTGFQGFGYSFQNQAYVVAQLGLQWDLFRGYEKRSKIQQAKIQTNALQTRLAEVQRQIQLQVLQAYYDLDAATQSLAATQSGMLNADQTFRVIDSKYRNGQALLIEFLRYQNDRLTAQFQHSVARMDVLVKRAALDRAVAVQ, from the coding sequence ATGAAACTCATTCTCAGACGTATTCGCTATCTGGGGTTCTTGTTTCCCTTATCACTGATAGCCCAGCCCGTTCCGTCGACAGTTCTGGAAACGTATATTCGAGAAGGCCTGGCTAATAACCTGGCTCTTCGGCAGGAGTCGCTCGAAATCAACCGCGTCACCGAATCGCTCAATCAGGCGAAGTCGTTATTTTACCCTCGTGTTGCCTTCAATCCAACGTATTCCTTAGCAGCTGGTGGCCGTCGGCTGGAGTTTCCGGTCGGCGATTTGCTCAATCCGGCTTATAAAACACTTAATCAACTTACGGGTTCCGACCGTTTCCCGACAAACATCGAGAACGTCAATCAATTACTCGCTCCCAACAACTTTCATGACACAAAAATTAGTGTCAACTACGCTCTATTCAATACCGATATTCAATATAATTACCTCATCCAGAAAGAGTTAGTATCGGCTCAGGAAGCCCGAAAGCGGGTGGTCGAAAACGAACTACGGTACAACATTGCCACTGCCTATTACCAATACCTGCAAACGCTCGATGCCATTCAGATTTTCGAAAATTCGCATAAAGTGCTTCAGGAGCTGACGCGACTAAATGAAAAACTGGTAAGCAACAACGTGGCGACCCGAGAAGTCGTTACTTCGGCCCGCTATGAGATCAGTAAAGTCGATCAGCAATTGGCGGTAGCTGAAAAAAACCGCGAAACGGCACGCGCTTACTTCAATTTTCTGCTTAACCGCGACCTGACGGCGGCAATTGAGATCGATTCGTCGCTTGTAAAAATTCTCCCGGAGTCGAAAGAGAACCTTACCGATCTACAGCAAACGGCGCTACACGGGCGGCAGGAACTGGCTCAGTTAGGGGGTTCCTTGCGAGCTGCTCAGACGGCCGTGCGGCTCAATGAAGCCAATGCCAAAATACCGAATGTGTACATTGGCGGCAATACAGGGTTTCAGGGTTTTGGCTACTCGTTTCAGAATCAGGCCTATGTAGTTGCTCAGTTGGGTTTACAGTGGGACTTGTTTCGGGGCTATGAAAAGCGCTCGAAAATCCAGCAGGCAAAAATCCAGACAAACGCCCTTCAAACCCGACTGGCAGAAGTACAACGCCAGATCCAGCTACAGGTTTTACAGGCCTACTACGATCTGGATGCCGCTACCCAAAGTCTGGCAGCTACCCAAAGTGGGATGCTCAATGCCGACCAGACGTTTCGGGTTATCGACAGCAAGTATCGAAATGGGCAAGCTTTGCTCATTGAATTTTTACGCTATCAGAACGACCGATTGACGGCACAGTTTCAGCATTCAGTGGCTCGCATGGACGTACTCGTGAAGCGGGCCGCGCTCGACCGGGCGGTAGCCGTACAGTGA
- a CDS encoding sll1863 family stress response protein has product MKKSQLGLTQLKHIAGTIMLIASLALLQACGSDGKKESRTEDALEKTGDAIEADTKEATADAKEDLKDAAEKADEKKDEAAADFKRERDEAVAKMNVQKEKIDAKIDEIRADMKRQGAKAKEESKEQLARLEVERKELGNDIDKAKNASADAWKDIKVGFKRAGREIGDAFDKAGDKLDKDKN; this is encoded by the coding sequence ATGAAAAAGTCTCAACTGGGTTTAACCCAACTCAAACACATTGCTGGCACAATTATGCTGATTGCGTCGCTGGCCCTTCTACAGGCCTGTGGCTCGGATGGTAAAAAAGAGTCACGTACTGAGGACGCATTAGAAAAAACGGGAGATGCGATTGAAGCGGATACCAAAGAGGCTACTGCCGACGCGAAGGAAGATTTGAAAGATGCGGCTGAAAAGGCCGACGAGAAAAAAGACGAAGCAGCAGCCGATTTTAAACGCGAACGCGATGAGGCTGTGGCTAAAATGAATGTTCAGAAAGAGAAGATAGACGCCAAAATTGATGAGATTCGTGCGGATATGAAACGCCAGGGTGCAAAAGCAAAGGAAGAATCCAAAGAGCAACTGGCCAGGCTTGAAGTTGAACGTAAAGAGTTAGGAAACGATATCGACAAGGCAAAAAACGCGTCAGCTGATGCCTGGAAAGACATTAAAGTTGGTTTTAAACGCGCTGGCCGTGAAATAGGCGATGCTTTTGATAAGGCTGGGGATAAACTGGATAAAGACAAAAATTAA
- a CDS encoding FKBP-type peptidyl-prolyl cis-trans isomerase yields the protein MSLKNFGKAALIVAVVAACGKNRVQVTENGLKYQIHEQADSPRKGKVGDILTLHLTLLNNKDSVLRDTHKEGAPFQMLLQVPPFKGSYEEGLTLLGKGDSATFYVSADSLFTRAMQPLPPGVQKGSDIGIAVKVMNVQSEDEYKKTQAADFEKQKGVDAKTIENYVAKNGLAGKAQKTESGVYYVVTQPGGGPTPSRGDVVQVHYTGKLLDGKVFDSSKTNPQAGGKPVQFPVGVGQVIPGWEEGVMKMHKGEKATLIIPSTMAYGPRGNQGIPPNSVLLFDIELVDIQKGQPGQPGQPGMPQPGR from the coding sequence ATGTCTCTTAAAAATTTCGGGAAAGCCGCCCTGATTGTCGCTGTAGTAGCGGCTTGCGGTAAAAACCGCGTTCAGGTAACGGAAAACGGCCTGAAGTACCAAATCCATGAGCAGGCCGACAGCCCTCGGAAAGGAAAAGTCGGTGACATCCTCACCCTTCACCTGACTCTGCTCAACAACAAAGATTCTGTCTTGCGCGATACGCATAAAGAAGGAGCCCCCTTCCAGATGCTGCTGCAAGTCCCACCCTTTAAAGGAAGCTACGAAGAAGGCCTCACCCTGCTTGGCAAAGGTGACAGCGCTACTTTCTACGTAAGCGCCGATTCGCTGTTTACGCGGGCCATGCAGCCACTACCTCCGGGTGTACAGAAAGGTTCAGACATCGGTATCGCAGTAAAAGTTATGAATGTGCAGTCGGAAGACGAATACAAAAAGACTCAGGCAGCTGACTTTGAAAAGCAAAAAGGAGTCGATGCTAAAACCATCGAGAATTACGTCGCCAAAAATGGTTTAGCTGGTAAAGCCCAGAAAACCGAATCAGGCGTTTATTACGTAGTTACTCAACCGGGTGGTGGACCTACGCCCTCACGTGGCGACGTTGTACAGGTGCATTACACGGGCAAACTACTGGATGGCAAAGTATTCGACAGTTCTAAAACGAATCCGCAGGCAGGTGGCAAACCCGTGCAGTTTCCGGTTGGTGTCGGTCAGGTAATTCCAGGTTGGGAAGAAGGCGTCATGAAAATGCACAAAGGCGAAAAAGCCACGCTGATTATTCCATCTACAATGGCTTATGGCCCACGTGGTAATCAGGGTATTCCGCCAAACTCTGTATTGCTGTTTGATATTGAACTGGTCGATATTCAAAAAGGTCAGCCGGGTCAACCCGGACAACCAGGTATGCCGCAACCAGGCCGGTAA